Proteins co-encoded in one Papaver somniferum cultivar HN1 chromosome 5, ASM357369v1, whole genome shotgun sequence genomic window:
- the LOC113283872 gene encoding ras-related protein RABA5e-like has translation MDDGDCEGYLFKVVIIGDSAVGKSNLLSRYSRNEFNIHTKATIGVEFQTQSMEIDGKEVKAQIWDTAGQERFRAVTSAYYRGAVGALIVYDITRRTTFDSVGRWLDELNIHSDTTIARMLVGNKSDLGNIRDVSVEEGKSLAEAEGLFFMETSALDSTNVRTAFEMVIKEIYNNVSRKVLNSDAYKAELSTKSVSLIEEKSKQTQGYSCCSR, from the exons ATGGATGATGGTGATTGTGAAGGGTATTTATTTAAAGTAGTAATCATAGGAGATTCAGCAGTAGGTAAATCAAATTTGTTATCAAGATATTCAAGAAATGAATTCAATATACATACAAAAGCAACCATAGGTGTTGAGTTTCAGACACAGAGTATGGAGATTGATGGGAAAGAAGTTAAAGCTCAGATTTGGGATACTGCTGGTCAAGAAAGATTTAGAGCTGTTACTTCTGCTTATTATAGAGGTGCTGTTGGCGCTCTTATTGTTTATGATATTACAAGAAGGACTACTTTTGATAGTGTTGGTCGTTGGCTTGATGAACTCAACA TACATTCTGATACAACTATAGCGAGGATGCTGGTTGGAAACAAGAGTGATTTAGGGAATATCAGAGATGTCAGTGTGGAAGAAGGGAAGAGCTTAGCAGAGGCAGAAGGGTTGTTCTTTATGGAGACATCTGCCTTAGATTCAACCAATGTCCGAACTGCATTTGAAATGGTTATCAAAGAAATTTACAACAATGTAAGTCGGAAAGTCTTGAATTCTGATGCTTACAAAGCTGAATTATCTACCAAAAGCGTGAGTCTCATTgaagaaaaatccaaacaaactCAAGGTTATTCTTGTTGTTCAAGATGA